A region from the Acidobacteriota bacterium genome encodes:
- a CDS encoding S9 family peptidase: MPSLLIRYRPFAAAGLILTLPAASSLAQPAASAAPRPIAVADVDRIVSVRDPQRSPDGQWVTYTLATVDVAKDKTDTDVWMVKWDGSERIRLTSTPEAETSARWSPDGKWISFLRQDDKKKTQVWTLSRLGGEAQVLTAHPGGVSDYAWSPDSTRLLITARDVDPAAEDDKPDKAPRPIEIETFKFKRDGVGYVDGRLRTHLHLFDVATRTTTPLTSGAYDDSGATWSPDGALVAFLSARSDNREKSTVREVYVIEPRAGATPRQVSTTATRHGEPLAFSPDSRRLLFMQGSDVRYDAYEQYRIAVVPVTGGTPTFLADTLDRPVSDATWSRDGSLVTFVVSDDRAQHVASVPSSGGAVTRITSGDRVVRGIADSRADDGFAVLVSTPTQPDEVYALDNGALRKLTGHNDWMAKELTLGTLRAVEFTNKDGLRIGGLLTLPPGTTTASKLPLVLHIHGGPNGQDSYGFMFDREWIAANGYAVLQVNYRGSNGRGQAFQTAIYGDWGNKEVVDLLAGVDWAIASGIADPARLGIGGWSYGGILTNYTIATDPRFKGAVSGAGSSLQLTMYGTDQYIVQYETEMGQPWKTMDRWMKVSYPFFNIERIKTPTLFMTGEKDFNVPAIGSEQMYQGLRSVGTTTRLIVYPGQYHGITRPSYRRHRLEQWVAWFDTYVKGTPRTQTPATGTATATPAR, encoded by the coding sequence ATGCCCAGCCTGCTCATCCGTTACCGCCCGTTCGCGGCTGCCGGTCTGATCCTCACGCTGCCGGCCGCCTCGTCTCTTGCGCAACCCGCGGCGTCCGCGGCGCCGCGACCGATCGCCGTGGCCGACGTCGACAGGATCGTGTCGGTGCGCGATCCGCAGCGCTCGCCCGATGGACAGTGGGTGACCTACACCCTTGCCACCGTCGACGTCGCCAAGGACAAGACCGACACCGACGTCTGGATGGTGAAGTGGGACGGCAGCGAGCGCATCCGCCTGACGTCGACGCCGGAGGCCGAGACGTCGGCGCGCTGGAGCCCCGACGGCAAGTGGATCTCCTTCCTGCGGCAGGACGACAAGAAGAAGACACAGGTGTGGACGCTGAGCCGTCTCGGTGGCGAAGCGCAGGTGCTCACCGCGCATCCCGGCGGCGTGTCCGACTACGCCTGGTCGCCCGACAGCACGCGGCTCCTCATCACCGCACGCGACGTGGACCCGGCCGCCGAAGACGACAAACCCGACAAGGCGCCCAGGCCGATCGAGATCGAGACGTTCAAGTTCAAGCGCGACGGCGTGGGATACGTTGACGGACGGTTACGTACGCACCTGCATCTCTTCGACGTCGCGACGCGTACGACCACGCCGCTGACGTCAGGTGCCTACGACGACAGCGGCGCGACATGGTCGCCGGACGGCGCGCTCGTCGCCTTCCTGAGCGCACGATCCGACAATCGCGAGAAGTCCACGGTGCGCGAGGTGTACGTGATCGAACCGCGCGCCGGTGCCACGCCGCGCCAGGTCAGCACGACGGCCACGCGCCACGGCGAGCCACTCGCTTTCAGCCCCGACAGCCGGCGCCTGCTCTTCATGCAGGGCAGCGACGTCCGCTACGACGCGTACGAGCAGTACCGCATCGCCGTGGTCCCGGTGACAGGCGGCACACCCACGTTCCTCGCCGACACGCTCGACAGGCCGGTGAGCGACGCCACGTGGTCGCGCGACGGCTCGCTCGTGACGTTCGTCGTGAGCGACGACCGCGCGCAGCACGTCGCATCCGTGCCTTCCAGTGGCGGTGCCGTCACTCGCATCACATCAGGCGATCGCGTCGTTCGTGGCATCGCCGATAGCCGCGCCGACGATGGGTTCGCGGTCCTCGTGAGCACACCAACGCAGCCAGACGAGGTGTACGCGCTCGACAACGGTGCACTCCGCAAGCTCACGGGACACAACGACTGGATGGCGAAGGAACTGACACTGGGCACGCTGAGGGCCGTCGAGTTCACCAACAAGGACGGCCTCCGCATCGGCGGATTGCTGACGCTTCCGCCGGGGACGACGACCGCCTCGAAACTGCCGCTCGTGCTGCACATCCACGGCGGCCCGAACGGACAGGACAGCTACGGCTTCATGTTCGACCGCGAATGGATCGCCGCCAACGGCTATGCCGTCCTGCAGGTGAACTATCGCGGCAGCAACGGGCGCGGCCAGGCGTTCCAGACCGCGATCTACGGCGACTGGGGCAACAAGGAAGTCGTGGACCTGCTGGCCGGCGTGGACTGGGCCATTGCGTCTGGCATCGCCGATCCCGCTCGACTCGGCATCGGCGGCTGGAGCTACGGCGGCATCCTGACCAACTACACCATCGCGACGGACCCACGCTTCAAGGGCGCCGTCAGCGGTGCCGGAAGCTCGCTGCAGCTCACCATGTACGGCACCGACCAGTACATCGTCCAGTACGAGACGGAGATGGGCCAGCCGTGGAAGACGATGGATCGGTGGATGAAGGTGTCGTACCCGTTCTTCAACATCGAGCGGATCAAGACGCCGACCTTGTTCATGACCGGCGAGAAGGACTTCAACGTGCCGGCGATCGGCAGCGAGCAGATGTATCAGGGGCTCAGGTCCGTCGGCACGACGACGCGCCTCATCGTCTATCCCGGCCAGTATCACGGCATCACGCGACCGAGCTATCGCCGGCACCGGCTCGAACAATGGGTGGCGTGGTTCGACACGTACGTGAAGGGCACGCCGCGCACGCAGACGCCGGCGACGGGCACGGCCACGGCGACTCCCGCGCGGTAG
- a CDS encoding stage II sporulation protein M codes for MLREQQFAARRQDAWAWWDGWVAARRAGIATPDEGEDIAVRFRRLCHDLALAQDRDYSLALVTALQARVLGAHREIYGVAGRPSVSWLSFITRDLPRHVRREARLVLASAILLLGPFLLLTAIVIVVPSVADLLIGPGTRASLEQMYPAHGSSRARGAAVDWQMYGFYIANNVRIDFQCFAGGILFGAGSVFFLVLNGLIIGASAGYVTATGGGVPFWSFVAGHSAFELIGAVLSGAAGLMLGRGLLSPGAWPRRHALTLEARRAVPLLLGAALLTALAAVIEAFWSPSASVPPDMKYAVGLALWLLTVLYFIRVGRDAD; via the coding sequence GTGCTTCGCGAGCAGCAGTTCGCCGCGAGACGGCAGGACGCGTGGGCGTGGTGGGACGGGTGGGTCGCCGCCCGGCGTGCCGGCATCGCGACGCCCGACGAGGGCGAGGACATCGCGGTCCGCTTCCGCCGGTTGTGCCACGACCTGGCGCTGGCGCAGGATCGCGACTACTCGCTCGCGCTGGTCACCGCGCTCCAGGCGCGCGTGCTCGGCGCGCATCGCGAGATCTACGGTGTCGCCGGGCGGCCGTCGGTGTCGTGGCTGTCGTTCATCACGCGCGACCTGCCGCGACACGTGCGCCGCGAAGCGCGGCTCGTGCTGGCGTCGGCCATCCTGCTGCTCGGTCCGTTCCTCCTGCTCACGGCGATCGTCATCGTCGTGCCGTCGGTGGCCGATCTCCTGATCGGACCGGGCACACGCGCGTCGCTCGAACAGATGTATCCCGCACACGGATCGTCGCGTGCGCGTGGCGCCGCAGTCGACTGGCAGATGTACGGCTTCTACATCGCCAACAACGTCCGCATCGACTTCCAGTGCTTCGCGGGCGGCATCCTCTTCGGCGCGGGCAGCGTGTTCTTCCTCGTCCTGAACGGCCTGATCATCGGCGCGTCGGCGGGCTACGTCACCGCGACGGGCGGCGGCGTGCCGTTCTGGTCGTTCGTGGCCGGACACAGCGCGTTCGAACTGATCGGTGCCGTGCTCTCGGGCGCGGCCGGCCTCATGCTCGGACGCGGCCTGCTGTCGCCGGGCGCCTGGCCTCGACGACACGCGCTCACGCTCGAAGCCCGGCGCGCCGTGCCGTTGCTGCTCGGTGCCGCGCTGCTGACGGCACTCGCCGCCGTCATCGAGGCATTCTGGTCGCCGAGCGCGAGCGTGCCGCCTGACATGAAATACGCCGTCGGGCTCGCGCTGTGGCTGCTGACGGTGCTGTACTTCATACGCGTAGGACGCGATGCGGACTGA
- a CDS encoding DUF4129 domain-containing protein, translating to MRTDDIAVDLRPRNDFEAVDLGIALGRAWSAQFVPAWLFAYALPAFAIVALAPRPFLGVACAWLLRPWAERAILIVMARRFFDHPITVRQALVDTLRAPAHFGPWLASVTWRRLSPVRTAWLAVWELEGLRGQAARARMHVLTARGYGTCVAAAVLGLAATVLTMLALVGLALALVPDPMGERMTAWLDGDVPLLTTQGRTWALLLIASDALCAPWVTAAQFGWYVSRRTDLEAWDIEIVFRALARRVAAPLVLAIALLFPAPVVRAQESVELPDAIDAEVEADISDEEFDPAEAIATILEAPEFGRNETVQQWQLRRTPQVPDARPPAWLDALFDRLAALGTLSRGATWAFLAFVVAAIVRLVWRRGRWRTAGTAASPVETEFEFAATPGTDEDVVARARQAIDEGRVRDAMGHLYRGVVRFAVRRGLYDARPGDTEGDCLRQVRGRLDPDAERAVRDVVRAWQGAAYARREPSVERARAMCDAYGSHLVDGPA from the coding sequence ATGCGGACTGACGACATCGCCGTCGACCTGCGTCCGCGCAACGACTTCGAGGCCGTCGACCTCGGCATCGCGCTCGGACGCGCATGGTCGGCGCAGTTCGTGCCCGCGTGGCTCTTCGCCTACGCACTTCCGGCGTTCGCGATCGTCGCCCTCGCGCCACGGCCGTTCCTCGGCGTGGCGTGCGCGTGGCTGCTCAGGCCGTGGGCCGAGCGCGCGATCCTCATCGTGATGGCCCGGCGCTTCTTCGATCACCCGATCACGGTTCGGCAGGCGCTTGTCGACACGCTCCGCGCACCCGCGCACTTCGGGCCGTGGCTCGCGAGCGTCACATGGCGACGCCTGAGTCCCGTGCGCACCGCGTGGCTGGCCGTCTGGGAGCTCGAAGGACTACGCGGGCAGGCCGCTCGCGCCCGCATGCACGTCCTCACGGCGCGCGGATACGGCACCTGCGTGGCGGCCGCCGTCCTCGGGCTCGCAGCAACGGTCCTCACGATGCTTGCGCTCGTCGGCCTCGCACTCGCCCTGGTGCCCGATCCGATGGGTGAACGGATGACGGCGTGGCTCGATGGCGACGTCCCGCTGCTCACGACGCAGGGACGGACGTGGGCCCTGCTCCTCATCGCGAGCGACGCACTGTGCGCGCCGTGGGTCACGGCAGCGCAGTTCGGGTGGTATGTCAGCCGTCGCACCGACCTCGAAGCGTGGGACATCGAGATCGTCTTCCGTGCGCTTGCACGCCGCGTGGCCGCGCCGTTGGTCCTCGCGATCGCACTGCTCTTCCCCGCGCCCGTGGTGCGGGCACAGGAATCCGTCGAACTGCCAGATGCGATCGATGCGGAAGTCGAAGCTGACATATCAGACGAGGAGTTCGATCCGGCCGAGGCGATCGCCACGATTCTGGAGGCCCCCGAGTTCGGACGCAACGAGACGGTGCAGCAGTGGCAACTGCGCCGCACGCCGCAAGTACCGGATGCCAGGCCTCCGGCGTGGCTCGACGCGCTCTTCGATCGCCTCGCCGCGCTCGGTACGCTGTCGCGCGGCGCCACGTGGGCCTTCCTCGCGTTCGTCGTGGCGGCGATCGTCCGCCTCGTGTGGCGACGCGGACGCTGGCGCACGGCCGGAACTGCCGCCAGCCCTGTAGAGACCGAGTTCGAATTCGCGGCGACACCTGGTACCGACGAGGACGTCGTCGCGCGCGCACGTCAGGCCATCGACGAGGGTCGCGTGCGCGACGCGATGGGGCATCTCTACCGCGGCGTGGTGCGGTTCGCCGTGCGGCGCGGACTGTACGACGCGCGCCCCGGCGACACGGAAGGCGACTGCCTGCGGCAGGTTCGCGGCAGGCTCGATCCCGATGCCGAGCGCGCGGTGCGCGACGTGGTCCGCGCGTGGCAGGGCGCGGCCTATGCCCGTCGCGAGCCGTCCGTCGAACGCGCGCGCGCCATGTGCGACGCATACGGCTCTCATCTCGTGGACGGCCCGGCATGA
- a CDS encoding MoxR family ATPase: MTALTSSDASAAILRVRAHLQRVIVGQDQAIDEVLAALLCDGHVLIEGVPGLGKTLLARALGRAIDGRVTRIQFTPDLMPADIVGHAVLEPGTQRVVTREGPVFANIVVTDEINRAPAKTQAALLEAMQERQVTLEGVSRPLPRPFLVIATQNPIEHEGTYPLPDAQLDRFLFRIRMGYPSQADEEALTRAVTEGRTGADLDVTSLPPVLTPDDVAALQAETANVLVEDRVLAYAVAVARATREAPGVMAGASPRASIGLVRAARALAILDDRDFATPDDVKRAAPAVLRHRVTLSADAELDGQDVDTVVEGVLAQVPAPRD; this comes from the coding sequence ATGACCGCTCTGACCTCCTCCGACGCTTCCGCCGCCATCCTCCGGGTCCGCGCTCATCTGCAGCGCGTGATCGTCGGGCAGGATCAGGCGATCGACGAAGTGCTCGCGGCACTCCTCTGCGACGGACACGTGCTCATCGAGGGTGTGCCCGGTCTCGGCAAGACGCTGCTGGCGCGTGCACTGGGTCGCGCCATCGACGGTCGCGTCACACGCATCCAGTTCACGCCAGACCTGATGCCCGCCGATATCGTCGGTCACGCCGTGCTGGAGCCCGGTACGCAGCGCGTCGTGACGCGCGAGGGCCCCGTCTTTGCCAACATCGTCGTCACCGACGAGATCAACAGGGCCCCGGCCAAGACGCAGGCCGCGCTGCTCGAAGCGATGCAGGAGCGGCAGGTGACGCTCGAAGGGGTGTCGCGCCCGCTGCCGCGCCCGTTCCTCGTCATCGCCACGCAGAACCCGATCGAACACGAGGGCACGTATCCCCTGCCTGACGCACAACTCGATCGCTTCCTGTTCCGCATCCGCATGGGGTATCCATCGCAGGCCGACGAAGAAGCGCTGACGCGCGCGGTGACGGAAGGGCGCACCGGCGCCGACCTCGACGTGACGTCGCTGCCGCCCGTGCTCACGCCCGACGACGTGGCGGCCCTGCAGGCGGAAACGGCGAATGTCCTCGTGGAAGACCGCGTGCTCGCCTACGCGGTTGCCGTGGCACGCGCCACACGTGAGGCTCCGGGCGTGATGGCGGGCGCAAGTCCCCGCGCGAGCATCGGACTCGTGCGCGCGGCGCGGGCGCTCGCCATCCTCGACGATCGCGACTTCGCCACGCCTGACGATGTGAAGCGCGCGGCGCCGGCGGTACTCCGTCATCGCGTCACGCTGTCTGCCGACGCGGAACTCGACGGCCAGGACGTCGACACCGTTGTCGAAGGCGTGCTCGCGCAGGTGCCCGCGCCGCGAGACTGA
- a CDS encoding DUF58 domain-containing protein, translated as MLLPAPPALAVVTGCLAAGVAASVWPSLQPAWLAMGGMAAVAGGIDAWRLRERARNVTASRVLPAILPVGRRHGYHVRLTGPRDMRVAVVDQLPLGRAESQPPIAVHVPAGARGARVPLVVEPSVRGRYSAGAIVTRLRSPWRLWDWQSLHRQDGAVRVFPDFSQAGGGSVEAVDLRVPPAGARLAPRRGHGLEFKELRDYREGDALRLVDWKATARRGRPITREYEDQRDQQILLVLDCGLRLRTRDGTLSHFDHALNAALRLAAVALAQGDAVGCATIAHDHARLLPPRKSRATLQRLVQGLYDLQPGHRVPDYLADARALHDRLRRHSLIVLLTALRDEDEEQLIAATRLLRRRHRVTVASLREQVVDERLRAGVVSLDDAARWTTAIEYAQVREALIGRLRQRGVDVLDVPPSHLAVALSNHYWRLKRAGSL; from the coding sequence ATGCTGCTGCCCGCGCCTCCCGCTCTGGCCGTTGTCACCGGCTGCCTCGCCGCCGGCGTCGCGGCGAGCGTGTGGCCGTCGCTGCAGCCGGCGTGGCTCGCGATGGGCGGCATGGCGGCGGTGGCCGGCGGCATCGACGCATGGCGCCTGCGCGAGCGCGCACGCAACGTCACCGCCTCTCGCGTGTTGCCCGCGATTCTGCCCGTAGGGCGACGGCATGGGTACCACGTACGACTGACAGGACCGCGCGACATGCGTGTCGCCGTGGTCGATCAGTTGCCGCTCGGGCGCGCCGAGTCGCAACCGCCGATCGCGGTACACGTGCCTGCCGGTGCACGCGGCGCACGCGTGCCTCTGGTGGTCGAACCGTCCGTGCGCGGACGCTACTCCGCCGGCGCCATCGTCACGCGGCTGCGATCGCCGTGGCGACTCTGGGACTGGCAGTCGCTGCACAGGCAGGACGGCGCCGTGCGCGTGTTCCCCGACTTCAGCCAGGCCGGCGGCGGGTCCGTAGAGGCCGTGGACCTGCGCGTGCCGCCAGCCGGTGCGCGCCTGGCACCGCGACGTGGGCACGGCCTCGAGTTCAAGGAGCTGCGCGACTATCGCGAAGGCGATGCCTTGCGGCTCGTCGACTGGAAGGCCACCGCGCGGCGCGGACGTCCGATCACGCGCGAGTACGAGGATCAGCGCGACCAGCAGATCCTGCTCGTGCTCGACTGCGGTCTTCGCCTGCGCACGCGCGACGGCACGCTCTCGCACTTCGACCATGCGTTGAACGCCGCGCTGCGTCTCGCGGCCGTGGCGCTGGCGCAGGGCGACGCTGTCGGCTGCGCGACGATCGCGCACGACCACGCGCGCCTGCTGCCGCCGCGCAAGTCGCGCGCCACGCTGCAGCGGCTCGTGCAGGGGTTGTACGACCTGCAGCCCGGCCACCGCGTGCCTGACTATCTCGCCGACGCGCGCGCGCTGCACGATCGCCTGCGACGACACAGCCTCATCGTGCTGCTGACGGCACTGCGCGACGAGGACGAGGAGCAGTTGATCGCGGCCACCCGTCTGCTGCGGCGCCGGCATCGCGTCACCGTGGCCAGCCTGCGCGAACAGGTCGTCGACGAGCGGCTGCGCGCCGGCGTGGTGTCGCTGGACGATGCCGCGCGATGGACAACAGCCATCGAGTACGCTCAGGTGCGCGAGGCCCTCATCGGCCGGCTGCGACAGCGAGGAGTCGACGTGCTCGACGTCCCGCCGTCGCACCTGGCCGTGGCACTGTCGAACCACTACTGGCGCCTGAAGCGCGCCGGGAGCCTTTGA
- a CDS encoding RDD family protein: MRAVETPEGCVLYLRTAGPVARARAWIVDFGIRVVIYMGVGSVLPILGPAGVGLFLVFAFLLEWGYPIAFEVWRDGQTPGKRLCGLTVVHDDGTPVGASASIVRNMLRAVDFLPVGYLVAVVSMIVAGDGRRLGDVAAGTLVVHVDAAQPSTPTWADRASEAPRVPLTARERRAVVDFAARLPTLSPSRAEELARVAAPLVADTAGVDATTRLVRTANAILGVTTEG; this comes from the coding sequence ATGCGTGCCGTCGAGACGCCCGAAGGGTGCGTCCTGTACCTGCGCACCGCGGGGCCCGTTGCACGCGCGCGGGCGTGGATCGTGGATTTCGGGATCCGCGTCGTGATCTACATGGGCGTGGGATCCGTGCTGCCGATACTCGGGCCCGCGGGTGTCGGCCTGTTCCTGGTGTTCGCGTTCCTGCTCGAGTGGGGATACCCGATCGCTTTCGAAGTCTGGCGCGATGGACAGACGCCGGGCAAGCGGCTCTGCGGTCTCACCGTCGTGCACGACGATGGGACGCCGGTGGGCGCCAGCGCGTCCATCGTGCGCAACATGCTGCGCGCCGTCGATTTCCTGCCCGTGGGCTATCTCGTTGCCGTCGTCAGCATGATCGTCGCGGGTGACGGACGCCGGCTCGGCGACGTCGCGGCCGGCACGCTCGTCGTACACGTGGATGCCGCGCAGCCGTCGACACCCACGTGGGCCGATCGCGCGAGCGAAGCGCCACGCGTGCCGCTGACCGCGCGCGAGCGCCGCGCTGTCGTCGACTTCGCGGCGCGCCTGCCCACGCTCTCGCCCAGCCGCGCCGAAGAACTGGCGAGGGTCGCCGCGCCCCTCGTCGCCGACACCGCGGGAGTCGACGCCACCACCCGCCTCGTCCGCACCGCCAACGCGATCCTCGGCGTCACGACGGAAGGGTAG
- a CDS encoding serine/threonine protein kinase has translation MTPAQWARVTALFGEARELPPDARVAFVETSCPDDDVVRAEVLALLSDDREDDFLERGAVIQPVDLLDAAGGHAFAPGDAIGHYRVERLLARGGMGVVYIAVDTRLGRRVTLKVLPAALTRDAQARERLQREARIAAGLRHPHIVSVHALEEVDDLLVIVAEYVEGPSLAEVIAAQGPLSRERWHAAACDLAEALAAAHAAHVVHRDVKTGNVVLGEDGIRLVDFGIALADADASARLTLVGQAGTPLAQAPEQLDGGDATPLSDQFSYGVLLYEAASARVPFGDGPIASVWARMLRDAPAPLRAPQLTAAQIALVHRCLSRQPEDRFPSMHAIADALDAALRDESTPVVESERASWSSRWLGVHHAATAALYIAMLWPGWLVAAAVPRPWRAWAHIALICLAAVATSVRLHLWFSARQYPRHIADARVRLWPLLTGVDVLYALLVAGMALAAADLTLVPSVCAAGLSVCLAVASLVIEPATRRAAMSE, from the coding sequence ATGACGCCGGCGCAGTGGGCGCGCGTGACGGCCTTGTTCGGTGAGGCACGCGAACTGCCGCCAGACGCGCGCGTTGCATTCGTCGAGACGTCGTGTCCTGACGATGACGTCGTGCGGGCGGAGGTGCTCGCGCTGTTGTCCGACGATCGTGAGGATGACTTCCTCGAGCGTGGTGCCGTGATCCAGCCTGTCGACCTGCTCGACGCGGCAGGTGGGCACGCGTTCGCCCCTGGCGATGCGATCGGACACTATCGCGTCGAACGGCTGCTCGCGCGCGGCGGCATGGGTGTGGTGTACATCGCCGTGGACACGCGACTCGGGCGCCGCGTCACGTTGAAGGTCCTGCCTGCCGCGCTCACGCGCGACGCGCAGGCACGCGAGCGACTCCAACGCGAGGCGCGCATCGCGGCGGGTCTTCGTCACCCGCACATCGTGTCCGTACACGCGCTGGAAGAGGTGGACGACCTGCTGGTGATCGTCGCCGAGTACGTGGAAGGTCCGTCGCTTGCCGAGGTGATCGCGGCGCAGGGGCCGCTGTCGCGCGAGCGGTGGCATGCCGCGGCGTGCGATCTCGCCGAGGCACTGGCGGCCGCGCACGCCGCGCACGTCGTCCATCGCGACGTGAAGACGGGCAACGTGGTGCTCGGCGAGGACGGCATCCGGTTGGTCGACTTCGGCATTGCGTTGGCGGATGCTGACGCATCGGCGCGTCTGACGCTCGTCGGGCAGGCCGGGACGCCGCTCGCGCAGGCACCGGAGCAGCTCGACGGCGGAGACGCGACACCGCTGTCGGACCAGTTCTCGTATGGCGTGCTGCTGTACGAGGCCGCGTCAGCGCGTGTGCCGTTCGGCGACGGGCCGATCGCGAGCGTGTGGGCGCGGATGCTGCGCGATGCGCCGGCTCCCTTGCGCGCGCCGCAGCTGACGGCCGCGCAGATTGCCCTCGTGCATCGATGCCTGTCGCGACAGCCAGAGGATCGGTTTCCATCGATGCATGCCATCGCCGACGCACTTGACGCGGCGCTGCGCGATGAGTCCACGCCCGTTGTCGAGAGCGAGCGCGCCTCATGGTCGAGCCGATGGCTGGGCGTGCACCATGCGGCGACGGCGGCGTTGTATATCGCCATGCTGTGGCCTGGCTGGCTCGTGGCTGCGGCGGTTCCGAGGCCCTGGCGCGCGTGGGCACACATCGCGCTCATCTGCCTGGCGGCTGTTGCCACGTCCGTGCGTCTGCACCTGTGGTTCAGCGCGCGCCAGTACCCGCGTCACATCGCCGACGCACGCGTCAGGTTGTGGCCGCTGTTGACCGGCGTCGACGTGCTGTACGCGCTGCTCGTCGCGGGGATGGCGCTTGCCGCCGCCGACCTCACCCTCGTGCCATCGGTCTGCGCCGCCGGCCTCTCCGTCTGTCTCGCCGTCGCCTCGCTGGTGATAGAACCCGCCACCCGCCGTGCCGCAATGTCTGAGTAG
- a CDS encoding sigma-70 family RNA polymerase sigma factor, translating to MGGTGDAGAMGRGQEALDAVWPEVYEELRRLAGHYVRGERQGITLQPTALVHEAYVRLLRDANASWANRAHFCAMAANAMRHILVEEARARGALKRGGDRLRVTLTGIEASTAGDPDVEALDEALQVLAARAPRQARLVELRYFGGLTIDEVAAELAIAPATAKRDWALARAWLRRRLQSEARP from the coding sequence ATGGGCGGGACGGGCGACGCGGGGGCGATGGGGCGGGGGCAGGAGGCGCTCGATGCCGTGTGGCCGGAGGTGTACGAGGAACTGCGGCGGCTCGCGGGGCACTACGTGCGTGGCGAGCGGCAGGGGATCACGCTCCAGCCGACGGCGCTCGTCCACGAGGCCTACGTGCGCCTGCTGCGCGACGCGAACGCGTCGTGGGCCAACCGCGCGCACTTCTGCGCCATGGCGGCCAACGCCATGCGGCACATCCTCGTCGAAGAGGCGCGCGCTCGCGGGGCGCTCAAGCGCGGCGGTGATCGCCTGCGCGTGACACTCACCGGCATCGAGGCCTCGACGGCGGGCGACCCCGACGTGGAGGCCCTCGACGAGGCGTTGCAGGTGCTCGCCGCGCGTGCGCCACGTCAAGCGAGGCTCGTTGAACTGCGCTACTTCGGCGGACTCACGATCGACGAGGTGGCGGCTGAACTGGCTATCGCGCCTGCGACAGCCAAGCGCGACTGGGCGCTCGCCCGCGCGTGGCTTCGCCGCCGCCTCCAGTCCGAGGCACGTCCATGA
- the rsgA gene encoding ribosome small subunit-dependent GTPase A, giving the protein MQESPTLDELGWDAAWADTWAVGRHAATEVPARVVLEHQHIYRVHTGSAEHLARVTGRVRHKLGSREAFPAVGDWVALAPAAPTEDMGRIVDVLPRRGRFVRRAAGTVAEAQVVAANVDVVFLVSGLDHDFNVRRIERYLLAALEGGASPVVVLNKADLDRNIDEVREALGPVAGQVPVALVSARTGQGLDALRAHIGVGRTAAFLGSSGVGKSTLINRLIGRDVQRTADVRESDSKGRHTTTHRELVVLPGGGLLIDTPGMRELQLWDVSSGLDEAFDDVTAIGVDCRFRDCTHDTEPHCAVKAAVDEGRLSAERLANYQRLRREVSARPVDEADIKAAAERRREGRIASKALKKLYARQDRG; this is encoded by the coding sequence ATGCAGGAGTCGCCGACGCTCGACGAACTCGGGTGGGATGCCGCGTGGGCCGACACATGGGCGGTGGGCCGGCACGCGGCGACGGAGGTGCCGGCGCGCGTGGTGCTCGAACACCAGCACATCTACCGCGTCCACACAGGCAGCGCGGAACATCTCGCTCGCGTGACGGGACGCGTGCGTCACAAGCTCGGCTCGCGTGAAGCATTCCCCGCCGTCGGCGACTGGGTCGCGCTCGCGCCGGCGGCACCCACCGAAGACATGGGCCGCATCGTCGACGTGCTGCCCCGGCGAGGCAGGTTCGTGCGCCGCGCGGCAGGCACCGTCGCCGAGGCACAGGTCGTGGCCGCCAACGTCGACGTCGTGTTCCTCGTGAGCGGACTCGATCACGACTTCAACGTCCGCCGCATCGAGCGCTATCTCCTCGCCGCGCTCGAAGGCGGTGCGAGTCCCGTCGTGGTGCTCAACAAGGCCGACCTCGATCGCAACATCGACGAGGTGCGTGAAGCGCTGGGCCCCGTGGCCGGGCAGGTGCCTGTCGCACTCGTGAGCGCCAGGACAGGACAGGGTCTCGATGCGCTCCGCGCGCACATCGGCGTCGGGCGCACCGCGGCGTTTCTCGGTTCGTCAGGCGTGGGCAAGTCGACGCTGATCAACAGGCTGATCGGTCGCGACGTGCAGCGCACCGCCGACGTGCGCGAGAGCGACAGCAAGGGGCGCCACACGACGACGCATCGCGAGCTCGTGGTCCTGCCTGGCGGGGGTCTGCTCATCGACACGCCGGGCATGCGCGAACTGCAGTTGTGGGACGTCTCGAGCGGACTCGACGAGGCGTTCGACGATGTGACGGCGATCGGCGTGGACTGCCGCTTCCGCGACTGCACGCACGACACGGAACCGCATTGCGCGGTGAAGGCCGCCGTCGACGAGGGCCGGCTGTCTGCGGAGCGCCTGGCGAACTATCAACGCCTCCGACGCGAAGTGTCCGCCCGTCCCGTTGACGAGGCAGACATCAAGGCCGCTGCCGAACGCCGGCGCGAAGGGCGCATCGCGTCGAAAGCGCTGAAGAAGCTCTACGCGAGGCAGGACCGGGGCTGA